In a single window of the Pandoraea pulmonicola genome:
- a CDS encoding ABC transporter permease subunit, with translation MSDTPATLPPPAAVTATPRARLMREFLRSFTANRGATAAAIVLLLMFAAAIFAPLIAPHNPIEQYRDYVKVPPAWFEGGNRQFLLGTDEAGRDILSRLIHGARLSFWIGLSSVVLSLIPGILLGLLAAFFPRWLDTPIMRLMDMMMALPSLLLAVAVVAVIGPGLANTTIAIAIVTLPAYVRLTRAAAIGELQREYVIASRMAGAGTLRLMFSTVLPNCAAPLIVQATLSFSVAILDAAALGFLGLGVQPPLAEWGSMLASARDYMESAWWIVTLPGLAIVISVLAINLVGDGLRDALDPKLKRIA, from the coding sequence ATGAGTGATACGCCTGCAACGCTGCCGCCTCCCGCCGCCGTCACGGCCACGCCGCGTGCGCGCCTGATGCGGGAGTTCCTGCGCAGCTTCACCGCCAACCGTGGTGCCACGGCGGCGGCCATCGTGCTGTTGCTGATGTTCGCGGCGGCGATCTTCGCGCCGCTCATCGCGCCGCACAACCCCATCGAGCAATACCGCGACTACGTGAAGGTGCCGCCCGCCTGGTTCGAAGGCGGCAACCGGCAATTCCTGCTCGGCACCGACGAGGCCGGCCGCGACATCCTTTCGCGGTTGATTCACGGCGCGCGCCTGTCGTTCTGGATCGGTCTGTCGTCGGTCGTGCTTTCGCTCATTCCGGGCATTCTGCTCGGCCTGCTCGCGGCGTTCTTCCCGCGCTGGCTCGACACCCCGATCATGCGCCTGATGGACATGATGATGGCGCTGCCGTCGCTGCTGCTCGCCGTGGCCGTGGTCGCGGTGATCGGCCCGGGTCTCGCCAATACGACCATCGCGATCGCCATCGTGACGCTGCCGGCGTATGTGCGCCTCACGCGTGCGGCCGCCATCGGCGAATTGCAACGCGAGTACGTGATCGCTTCGCGCATGGCCGGCGCGGGCACGTTGCGTCTGATGTTCTCGACGGTGCTGCCGAACTGCGCGGCGCCGCTCATCGTGCAGGCCACGCTGAGTTTTTCGGTGGCGATTCTCGACGCGGCGGCGCTCGGCTTCCTCGGTCTGGGCGTGCAGCCGCCGCTCGCCGAGTGGGGCTCGATGCTCGCGTCGGCGCGCGACTACATGGAAAGTGCCTGGTGGATCGTGACGCTGCCGGGACTTGCGATCGTCATCTCGGTGCTTGCGATCAATCTGGTTGGCGATGGCCTGCGCGACGCACTCGACCCCAAACTGAAACGAATCGCATGA